The Zingiber officinale cultivar Zhangliang chromosome 9A, Zo_v1.1, whole genome shotgun sequence genome window below encodes:
- the LOC122019320 gene encoding uncharacterized protein LOC122019320: MTRSSFATLLELDPEIERTFWALRRQARSAATCESRISEMDNQITEGDRTMKELAAPDVAYKYSCITYPDLAGDFELRSGLIHLLPKFQGLSGEDPNRHLHEFHVVCSTMKPQGISEEDIKLRAFPFSLSGAAKDWLYCLPAGYITSWIDMKKAFLEKFFPASRTATIRKSICGIQQVVGETLYDYWERFKKLCSSCPQHQISDQLLVQYFYEGLLPMDRSMIDAAAGGALVNKTPNQARELISNMAENSQQFGSRALGTRVVNETHLVSNEQQEIRNNLQELTSLVKQMALQNSSHVSNFPLSMMKLCGICSSQDHSSDHCPNLYQDESVAAISRPQFQQHKYDPNSSTYNPGWRDHPNLRYGNTFYQQPTQNQIGQPSFQHQQNQHYFQNHPAVHSQQNQHFQQPQFQQNPHFQNSQNQQNHFQQIQQPVQNFQQPSNANQHQSQLALPSSTSPRSMQPQHNFSNSKIEDLMQ; this comes from the exons ATGACTAGGTCTTCCTTTGCAACACTGCTTGAACTTGACCCGGAGATTGAGAGAACCTTTTGGGCTTTAAGGAGACAAGCTAGGTCAGCAGCAACTTGTGAGAGCAGAATTTCAGAGATGGATAATCAGATAACAGAAGGGGATCGAACTATGAAAGAGCTTGCAGCACCAGATGTGGCTTATAAGTACTCATGCATCACTTATCCAGATTTGGCAGGAGATTTTGAACTCAGATCAGGACTTATTCATCTGCTTCCCAAATTTCAAGGCTTATCAGGAGAGGATCCCAACCGCCATCTACATGAATTCCATGTGGTTTGTTCTACCATGAAACCACAGGGGATTTCAGAAGAAGACATTAAGTTGAGGGCCTTTCCATTCTCTTTGTCAGGAGCAGCAAAGGACTGGTTATATTGCCTTCCAGCTGGATACATTACTagttggattgatatgaagaaaGCATTTTTGGAGAAATTTTTCCCAGCTTCTAGGACTGCAACTATTAGGAAGAGCATTTGTGGTATTCAACAAGTAGTGGGAGAGACTCTTTATGATTATTGGGAGAGATTCAAGAAGCTGTGTTCGAGTTGTCCACAACATCAGATTAGTGATCAGCTTCTTGTTCAATATTTTTATGAGGGTCTACTTCCTATGGATAGGAGCATGATAGATGCAGCAGCTGGAGGAGCCTTGGTGAATAAGACTCCAAATCAAGCAAGAGAGCTAATTTCAAATATGGCAGAAAATTCACAGCAATTTGGGAGTAGAGCTCTTGGGACTAGAGTGGTTAATGAAACTCATTTGGTTTCAAATGAGCAACAAGAAATCAGAAACAATTTGCAAGAATTGACCTCTCTAGTGAAGCAAATGGCGTTGCAAAATTCGAGTCATGTTTCAAATTTTCCTTTATCAATGATGAAGTTGTGTGGAATTTGTTCAAGCCAAGATCATTCTTCGGATCATTGTCCTAATTTATATCAAGATGAATCTGTTGCAGCCATTTCAAGACCTCAATTTCAGCAACACAAGTATGATCCCAACTCTTCAACTTATAATCCGGGATGGAGGGATCATCCTAATTTGAGGTATGGGAACACATTTTATCAGCAGCCAACACAAAATCAGATTGGTCAGCCATCATTTCAGCATCAGCAGAATCAACATTATTTCCAGAACCATCCAGCAGTTCATTCTCAGCAAAATCAGCACTTTCAGCAGCCTCAATTTCAGCAAAAT CCACATTTTCAGAATTCACAGAATCAACAGAATCATtttcagcaaattcagcaaccTGTGCAGAATTTCCAGCAGCCAAGTAATGCAAATCAGCACCAATCTCAGCTTGCACTTCCATCTTCTACAAGTCCTAGATCAATGCAACCTCAGCACAACTTTAGCAACTCGAAAATTGAAGATTTGATGCAGTAA